The DNA window GGATCGCtattctctccgggtactccggcttccacccaccgtccaaagacatgcagcttgtggggatatttagttggataatccaaattgccactaggtgtgaatgcgcgagtgaatgtgagtgcgaatcgTTGTCtatccctgtgtgttggccctgcgacagattggcaacctgtccagggtgtaccccgcctctcgccctatgacagctgggataggctccagcgcccccgcgaccctgaaaaggataagtggaagcgaatggatggaggatcgctgtttttttcctcaggGTTTTGTGatgcctttttgtttttgagagtcttttgtgttttagtttggcTCTTTGTATATAAGGATGGttaatacactcaacaaaaatataaacgcaacacctttgttactgctcccattctccatgggatggacgtagagacctaaaattcattccagatacacaatataaccatccctcccaaacagtggtcacaaatcagtccaaatgtgtggtagtgggcacgtctgctatattgagataatccatcccacctcacaggtgtgccacatcaggatgctgatctgacatcatgagtagtgcacaggtgtacctcagactgcccacaacaaaaagCCACAGTGCAGTTTTGtcacacagcaaaatgccacagatgccacaagcaatgagggagcgtgcaattggcatgctgacagcaggaatgccaaccagatctgtcgcccgtgcattgaatgttcatttctcaaccataagccgtctccacaggcgtttcagagaatatggcagcacatccaaccggcctcacaaccgcagacctcgtgtaaccacaccagcccaggacctccacatccagcaggttcacctccaagatcgtctgagaccagccacccagacagctgctggaacaattggtttgcacaaccaaacaatttctgcacaaactgtcagaaaccgtctcagggacgctcaactgcatgcccgtcgtcctcatcggggtcttgacctgactccagctcgtcgccataacagacttgtgtgggcaaatgctcacattcgatggcgtctggcacgttggagaggtgtgcgcttcacggatgaatcatggttcacattgttcagggcagatggcagctgagaatgtcccagttcttgcatggccagcatactcaccggacatgtcacccattgagcatgttcgggatgtgcttgaccggcgtatacgacagcgtgtaccagttcccacgaatatccaacaaccttgcacagccattgaagtggagtggaccaacattccacaggccacaattgacaatctgatagactccatgcgacgatgtgttgcactgcatgaggcaaatggtggtcacaccagatactgaccggttctgggtccccagacccccaatagcgcaaaaaactgcacattccagggtggccttttgttgtgggcagtctgaggtacacctgtgcactactcatgatgtcagatcagcatcctgatgtggcacacctgtgaggtgggatggattatctcaatatagcagacgtgcccactaccacacatttggactgatttgtgaccactgtttgggagggatggttatattgtgtatctggactgaattttaggtctctacgtccatcccatggggaatgggagcagtaacaaaggtgttgcgtttatatttttgttgagtgtagtttGCTTTAGGATTTACTATATCCCATGTTCCCTGTTTTCATATTGTAGTTTGTCTTCTTGGTTTTGTAACACTAAATATCTGCTTTTGTGATCCCTTTCTGTACTTCAGTTATGTCcctttgtctgtcttgtctctctgtttgtctgtcattgTCTGATTTCCCCATCTGTCATGTTTCCCATTCACTTATATTTCCCTTTCTGTTTTCTACATGTCTGCGTATGTCTCTGTGtatcatttcctctttttttatcGTCTTATGTCTTGTGAACTTAGCTTTGAGTTTTACTTCCCCCATTTGGTTAATGATTTGTTCCCATCAGTGTCTCAGTCTCGTCTGCATTTATCCATCTCATGTTCCCCTGTCCAGTCTGTTCTCCTCTATGTAATTTAAGCCTTGTTCtccatgttttcctgttttattgttttaactgtTGCTTCCTGTGACTATTGTAGTTTGTTCCTGCATCATGTCTCTCACCCGTTGCCTCTCGTCTCATTATCCAGTGTGTATTTATTGTCCCCGTCTTCTTGTGTACTTTGTGCTTTCCTTGCTCTGTGTTCCCATGGTTTTGGGGGCGGTGGTGTGGGATTGATTAAGGAAATGGCTGAGTTAATAGGAATGaccaaaatgagaaaaataaatcGATCTTCAATAAGAGAAAGGATTATTCTAAGAAGGAATATTTTTGATGGATCAGAATAATATaatgaaatatgaacaaaatcTTTTGTTAATCATTGTTTATTAACTGAACCTTGTTGAATTTGAGTagaactgttttttaatttggcagaaacacagcagcagtttgaaaTGAAACTATCCAGGCTGTAGAGTAGACGAGCAAAGTCAATCCACTGAGATTTTCATGACAATAACTAAGAAGGATTTCTTAAATGAACTGTTGATACGCTGTTATAATAATCCACTGAGCTTATTGAATTTGGGGAGAAATGTCCTTTAATGTGCAATCACACAGTGGGCTGAGATGAAACTGCACACAGTGTGGGTGTCCCAGAAGAGAAATCAGTTAAAACTTTAGTGTCAGCTAGTAagcaagaatttaaaaaatatttttacagatatCAAATTTGTTCTGTTATATAAAACTGTAATTTATACTAGTCAGGTGGATCATCAACGATCATCAATCAGTGCAGTACCAGCAAAattcagacagacacacaaacacacacatgcacaatttTACTGTCTTAACACAGTATCATAAATCTAATTAGAATATGCTATAGTCCTTTAAATaccattttaaatatatttcaaaaatatattacaGCTTTTTTCAGTCTGTTGAACAAAAAtccccaaagaagaagaagcactaCCATAAAACTTTGTGTAAAAGTGCAAGAAAGTTTAAGAGGCTTACAAATGACGGCTCACATAACTGCGGTGTTACAAATCAACCTCGTTCATATCTGTCATCATGAACAATGCTATGGTTTGTGCTGGAGcgaagctgcacacagctgatattatcagaaaaaaatacatactgATTCGATTACCTTCACACGCAGATTCACACAAAGACGACCAGCTGCATCAGCGAAGTTTAGAAGACAGACagtgaaacttaaaaaaaggaaacagacaGATTTGTGGGAATGCTGGGGCTGGGGAACATTATTAATTAGAAACACAAAATGTTTCTAAGCATTTGTAAATGTTTGTTGGAGGGTTTAGAGGAGCTGAATCATTTTGTGTGAAAGTTAAAGTCAAACACACTCTTAGTAGAGAGAGACTGTGTCTGCAGATCAAACAGGTCTCACTGTGATGTCCCTTTAGTCAGACTCTGTCTCTGCTACATTAATGACTGAAAGTTGTCACGTTCTTATTTAGTTAATACTCTTTAAACCAGGTGTACACTTTTAGTTTAATACATTATAGATTCTCTGATGAAGAAATACGGTATATATATGTAACCTGATGAAGCGGtatctaaaatgtttttatgtttgacaTACCAAGACTGTTTCACACTGCAggagttgcagatgataaaacaAAGACTGTAAAGCTAAGCAGTTTGTTTGCTGTTTATCACTGCCTGTCCATTAGTCAAATTAATATTACTTTTATCAAAAATAATTTCCCGTCTGTATTTGGTCTTCCTCCATAGTCGCCATAGTAAACATCATTGTGTTTTGTTGATGTTTACCCTCCTTGTGATTCATTCAGTGTCCCCATGTCGGTCCCTGTGTGTCGAGCCGTGTCTCTTAGTTTGTATCCTGTTTTATTTGGAAAGTCTCAtgtcctgtgttcagtgtgttcagttttgctttctcCTGTCTCATCACATCTAATTTGTCCCTGCTGTGtcctcatgtgtttccacttcccttaTCATCCCTCTGTGTATATATTGTGTGACTTTCCTTTTGTTCATTGTCCCTAcattgtttagtttagtttcactttAGCCATGGCATCATTATGTTCATTtcagtcagctgttcccccatgtgtttccacttcccctgatcacctcctgtctgtatttaagtcctctgtctttCTTTATTCAGTGTCAGGTCGTCTGCGTTGCCTCCCTTCAGGTCTTATCACAGTTGATTCAAAGTTATCACAGTTTTGTCACAGTCAGTTAGTTTTCCTAGTttggtttcagtttagtttttgccACTGCTCATGATGCTTTCATTTTGTATTCATGTTTATAGCCTAAATAAACAGCttgcctttttatttttcaaaacttAGTTCTGCCTCCTTCCCTGTCTGCACTTGGGTCCACTTCATCATAACACCGGTGTACCCCACCATGACAGTTATGTCCAAGGTTTCCATGTTCCCAGTGTTTAGTTTCCCCACTTTAGTCATGGTTAGTTTTCCTTTAGTTTGctcctgccttttgttttgttttgctcaccAGCCTTGAATAAACGGTTtgcttttggttaaacttttgTTTCCACGcatctgcttctgggtccaCACTTCAACCTCCACATAGTCCACAGCCCACACTGTGGCTGGGGTCAGGTCACAGAGTTTTGGACTTTAACTGGCATTTTATGcaaagtttcatttttttcctggaATTTACTTCCCATGTTGTTTTGCTGGCTGTGTGTTATGACTCTGGAAATTATtctaaaaaatattaatttgtgATTGTTTCATGACCAGATCCTACAGACTCTTTACAGTCATTATGGGatggttttacaggtggaggACACTGATATTTTTCCTCCTCATACCAGTGTCACTACTGGTATGAGAAGAGACCAGTAACCTGTACTTGTATCTGacaaaacaatcagaaacagattTTATAAGGGTGGCCTGAGGGCCTGATGTCCTCTAGCAGGCCCTGTACTCACTGACTGGAACCATGCATGATTGACatttgccatagaataccagaataaTCAGGTCACCACTggcagactgtgtttttcaccCTGAACACATATGACAGATATGAAAGGGTCCAGAGAAGTTGTAATATCGTTCTGCGTGGCCAGTTTGATAGTGGGCCAGTAATGACCCAAGAGGCATATCAGTGGAGGGAGGCACAGACATCTATGGGCTGCCAGCATCACCCTGACTGCAATTAGGCATCAGGATTAAGTTTCTGGACCTCTGGACTGATTACCAAACTCTACGCTGGTGCAGTGGTTGCTCCTCCTGCTGCAGGACAATGacaccaaacacacctccaggctgtgtgaGGGCTGTTGGACCAAGAAGGAGCGTGATGGAGTGCTGACCAGATGgtctggcctccacagtcacctgacctaaacccagtggagatggtttgggatgagatggagcgcagagtgaaggcaaaggaccaacaagtgctcagcatctctgggaactccttcaagactgttggaaaccatttcaggagacgacctcatgaagctcatggaGAGAACGCCAAGAGTGAGCAAAGCAGGAatcaaagcaaacattaaattttAGTAAGCTCTTTGGGATCCACTAAGGTTTTTGAAATTCCGTCATATTTTGTTTGAGATATCTTTTTTCTCTGCTGATCAAACTGGAGAGTCTCACTGTAATGTGTCGGCGAGTCAcactcaattttatttttagtttggaAACTGAACAGACTTTCAGTAAAAATAATGATTCAGCAATGTACAATGTTGGGAACTAATACATTTATAACTATTTTCTAAAGGATCATTTAATGCCACTACAGGCAAGCTAAAGTCTAGCTATCATTTCATAATTCCCACAGCAAAAGTAAGGTGACAGGTGACCACAATGTGGCAACAAGACTGAATTAAGACTGGAAACCTGCACCATCATCTCATCCATCCTCTCAGTTTGCAAAGTAGACCTACACCATTGTCTCAAAGGTATACTCTTCTGTTggataatttgttagtttgttaAAAACCGACAGAGGAAGCTGTACAAACACATCACATGTCAGTTGTCAGCAGAAGTGTAGAGAGGACAAAATGTAAGCGCTGAGAACTTCAGAATCTGAGATTTGTCCAGATTTGTAGAGGAACAGatcagatttattttgtttatatcATGTTCAGTCTTTCAAAATTAGAAAAGGaagaatttgtgctgttcaaACACACTGATTccacaaaaagacacaaatgtGAAATTGCCTAGCTAACAGTTACAGAGCTACATGATGATAATTATATGTGAAGAcatctgcttttttaaaatatagctCCATGCTTGCATTTACATCTGTGACCATCGGAGGGCAGTAAGCACTCATTAGTCTGTTCCTCTTTACTgatgtcagtgtttctgtcagTTTAATAATATCTGTGTTCAAATATGTTTCAAATAAGTTCAGTATTCCAACATTGAAATGAACTTTATCATCTCAGCTGAACTGAGCTTCAGAGAAACACTGCATACTGATGTCTGTGAAGCTTTGacagaaaaacagtttaaaacatcaagtgattgaatccatgaatctaaaaatgtgtttctgagtgaaagagacagacgtgtacagactgaactatctgttcaacaatCAGAGTGTTAAAGGACACTAACATGACACTCTTTAAACTAaactacacacagacacactgaggAACCACACGAGACTGTAAATCCAGGATAAAGAGgttcagtgaatgtggtgtggaaggtgtggaggtggatcacagagtcagaggagactctgtagaaggacacagtgccagcaggacagtccacatacactgctactctgttagagacagaggaggaggaggaggaggaggaggaggagatgggtgTTTCTCTGTTATTGTGCCACACAGAGGAATAATGATCAGAGCAGAaaagactccaggactgattatttccaccaaacacacactcatcactccttcctttccttttgattcctctgtaactcactgatatccAAGCCTCTCTcgtccactcgacctcccagtaacagcgaccagtcagaccatctctacacagcagctgttcacaaacatcaaatctgtctggatgatcaggatatgactgaacctcctccacacgtgtcaccttcctgttgttgtcagacagttggagctttgtgttcactgtgtttgtgtagattgtgagttgacaggaatctgatggagagaacaaacacaatccagctgcagttattgatccatcacctgttcattgattgaccctttgatgatgactcctgacatcagaatgatgaagatggttgaatgtgtgctgctttgttttcatgaatcccattaaaaacacacttacacttcctcagacctggtctcaaccaccGGCCTcaagcaggctccaccctgaaaggaggaggggggtcagagcagcacagtcagcatgcacacatggacattacatggctctcacacacacactgttacacactgataaAGGAACAGTCCAACATTTTGACACATAAATGTTTCAACTTCAAAAGAGCAAAACTCataatcacatcacatttaatcTCCTTTATTAAGCACGATGTCCAGGGAGCATTGACATGTGCCACAGTCAAGGTtcaaccagtgttgggaaggttacttttaaaatgtattccattacagaatacagaatacatgccccaaaaagtattctgtaacgtattccgttacgttactcaatgacagtaacgtattctgaatactttggattacttaatatattatcatgctttttacaacaacgtgaatatactattgctgtgtgatttattactattactgaaggtccgcgactccgaactgtagtaaagggacctctgactaatacggcggggtccctgtcggctcatagccgaaaaatagctttactttgttgtgtgggtcaactttttttgcgagagacagagagaggcgttgaaagactgctccaacggaacttattgttttcggaggaaaacactaacacggtgtacagtcgagtcttaatagtttacttacaactgggctcgtcaggcactcttcttggctgaagtggttattattatatttacatgcttccagctcccgtttttcctcgacgacaactcgtacctttccactcccctttttctccctcctcgcgctcacagacccataacgtgtatggcagtccattctccctgcagcacggactacactgcccatgatgctacattctttagagctatgcttgtagcattctgcctgttagcttagcacaacaacaacaacgaaaaggcgctttctcacccaggaaacacacagtcgcagaaagagagagagcgtcgccctgtaaccatggcaaccgtaacgctgccgccctGGAACAACacaacgtagctgtcaaacaaaacccaaacagtcctgacccgcgacaaaatgaaacagggaagtaccgcagtgtaatccatttatttcaacaaagtaactgtattctgaataccacctttttaaacggtaactgtaacggaatacagttactcatattttgtattttaaatacgtaacggcggtacatgtattccgttactccccaacactgggtTCAACACACTGTGACATTCATGCTGTCAGGGAGTGGATGCATATTAAATGTAAAGACTGGGACTGGGTACAAAAACTGATTCAGTACAGGTAGAGTGCAGCAGCCAGTGCATCACATATTTTGAGCTAATGCAGCGGTCATCACACCACATACTGCTTTCTATGTAAAGGAGCCTTCATTCTCAGATTAGGGCTGTTTGTGACCATAAAGTCTGTCTCACAAGGGCAGCCACTGGTCCAGGCGAGGATGCCTCCACAGTGGGATGTCTGAGGGTGCAGACATGGGTGAAGTTAGGACCAGGTGCCAGTGGACCTGTGGACCTCTGGAGATAGGAGTTATTGTTTCACTCCACCAAAAGCAGGAGAGAAAGATGTTTATTAATAATCCTTCTAATTAATAAATGTAGAGCAAATTTGTTGAAGGTAAACAAACATAAATGATGGAAACAGCATCAACCAATCACAATGCTGCACTGCAGGAGGAGgttgtgatttgatgcatgtgatgaatatatttatttcttattctCCTAACAGGAAAattatcttttatttttgtatatttatactaACATAAGTGCATTTAAAGGCTCGTCatcttga is part of the Maylandia zebra isolate NMK-2024a linkage group LG3, Mzebra_GT3a, whole genome shotgun sequence genome and encodes:
- the LOC112432908 gene encoding stonustoxin subunit alpha-like — its product is QLTIYTNTVNTKLQLSDNNRKVTRVEEVQSYPDHPDRFDVCEQLLCRDGLTGRCYWEVEWTREAWISVSYRGIKRKGRSDECVFGGNNQSWSLFCSDHYSSVWHNNRETPISSSSSSSSSSVSNRVAVYVDCPAGTVSFYRVSSDSVIHLHTFHTTFTEPLYPGFTVSCGSSVCLCVV